Proteins encoded within one genomic window of Mycoplasma phocoenae:
- the leuS gene encoding leucine--tRNA ligase, with the protein MYDHKNIEKKWQKIWDETKAFKTTEHNEKKAYILDMFPYPSGAGLHVGHPEGYTATDIVSRYKRLNGYDVLHPIGWDAFGLPAEQYALKTGNHPAIFTEKNIENFKKQIKMLGFSYDFDKEINTSKPEYYVTTQWIFKELYKHGLASIENVDVNWCEGLGTVLANEEVLETKDGKKVSERGNFPVTKKPMKQWVLKITKYAEKLLEGLEDIDWTDSLKALQRNWIGKSEGTEISFWVQDTSEYIRVFTTRPDTIFGVSYVCIAPEHPLINKIVTSEHKKEVEDFIAKVELMSQIDRTNDSRVKNGVFTGSYVLHPMTDEPIPVYVADYVLGSYGTGAVMAVPAHDQRDYEFAQRYNLPMIQVLEGDISEKAMTEDAKHINSEFLNGLNIEEATKNINKFLVDNMYGKVETKYKLRDWIFSRQRYWGEPFPVLFDEDGKVLLIEDLVELPNANKIEPSGTGESPLANLKDWLWVEIDGVKYRHDTNTMPQWAGSSWYFLAYILKNEDGTYTKINSPEAKKRFAKWLPVDLYIGGQEHATLHLLYARFWHRFLYDIGVVTTKEPFAKLINQGMILGTDGQKMSKSLGNVINPDDIVEEFGADTLRIYEMFMGPLTDTKTWNTTTLKGTRKWLDRIDSQFTRLLNNEFTNVINEELNSELHVLIKEFTECIEKLKFNIAISKMMVFINYLAKLEQIPDTKCLKDFLIMLSTFAPHFAEEWLEKLGEKQIQYQTWPQFDESLIIEKKIFIGVQINGKVRGELGIEEGWTEEDVIKAAQEVPSVIKHIENKQIIKVIYKENTILNIICK; encoded by the coding sequence ATGTACGATCACAAAAATATTGAAAAAAAATGACAAAAAATCTGAGACGAAACTAAAGCATTTAAAACTACTGAACACAATGAAAAGAAAGCATATATTTTAGATATGTTTCCGTACCCATCTGGTGCTGGTTTACACGTCGGTCACCCAGAAGGATATACCGCTACTGACATTGTTTCAAGATACAAAAGATTAAATGGCTATGATGTTTTACACCCAATTGGATGAGATGCATTCGGTTTACCTGCAGAACAATATGCTTTAAAAACTGGAAATCATCCAGCTATTTTTACTGAAAAAAATATTGAGAACTTTAAAAAACAAATTAAAATGTTAGGTTTTAGTTATGACTTTGATAAAGAAATTAACACAAGTAAACCTGAATATTATGTAACAACTCAATGAATATTTAAAGAGTTGTATAAACATGGTTTAGCCAGCATAGAAAACGTAGATGTTAACTGATGTGAAGGACTCGGAACTGTTTTAGCGAATGAAGAAGTTTTAGAAACTAAAGATGGTAAAAAAGTTTCTGAGAGAGGAAATTTCCCGGTTACTAAAAAACCAATGAAACAATGAGTTTTAAAAATTACTAAATATGCTGAAAAATTACTCGAAGGTTTAGAGGATATTGATTGAACAGATTCTTTAAAAGCTCTACAAAGAAATTGAATCGGAAAAAGTGAAGGAACTGAAATTAGTTTTTGAGTACAAGACACAAGCGAATATATTAGAGTATTTACAACTAGACCAGACACTATTTTTGGTGTTTCATATGTTTGCATAGCCCCTGAACACCCGCTTATTAATAAAATAGTTACTTCAGAACACAAAAAAGAAGTTGAAGATTTTATTGCTAAAGTTGAATTAATGTCGCAAATTGACAGAACTAATGACTCAAGAGTTAAGAACGGTGTATTTACTGGAAGCTATGTTTTACACCCAATGACTGATGAACCAATTCCAGTATACGTTGCCGATTATGTATTAGGATCATACGGAACTGGAGCTGTTATGGCTGTTCCAGCTCATGATCAAAGAGATTATGAATTTGCACAAAGATACAATTTACCAATGATTCAAGTGCTTGAGGGGGACATAAGCGAAAAAGCTATGACCGAAGACGCAAAACACATTAACTCAGAATTTTTAAATGGATTAAACATTGAAGAAGCAACTAAAAATATTAACAAATTTCTAGTTGATAATATGTATGGAAAGGTAGAAACTAAATACAAATTAAGGGACTGAATTTTTTCAAGGCAAAGATATTGAGGAGAACCATTCCCAGTACTATTTGACGAAGATGGTAAAGTGTTGCTAATTGAAGATTTAGTAGAGTTGCCAAACGCAAATAAAATTGAACCATCAGGAACCGGAGAAAGTCCGCTTGCAAATCTTAAAGATTGATTATGAGTGGAAATAGATGGCGTTAAATATCGTCACGATACGAACACAATGCCTCAATGAGCTGGTTCTAGCTGATATTTCTTAGCTTATATACTAAAAAATGAAGATGGTACATATACAAAAATAAATTCACCAGAAGCGAAAAAACGTTTTGCTAAATGATTACCAGTGGATCTTTACATCGGTGGACAAGAGCACGCAACTTTACACCTATTGTATGCAAGATTCTGACATAGATTTTTATATGACATTGGAGTTGTTACAACGAAAGAACCATTTGCTAAATTAATAAATCAAGGAATGATCTTAGGAACAGATGGTCAAAAAATGTCTAAATCATTAGGAAATGTCATTAACCCCGACGATATTGTTGAAGAATTTGGTGCTGATACATTGCGTATTTATGAAATGTTCATGGGTCCATTAACCGACACTAAAACATGAAATACAACAACCTTAAAAGGTACGCGTAAATGATTAGATCGAATTGATTCACAATTTACAAGATTATTAAACAACGAATTCACTAACGTAATTAATGAAGAATTAAATAGTGAATTACACGTTTTGATTAAAGAATTTACTGAATGTATTGAAAAATTAAAATTCAATATTGCAATTTCCAAAATGATGGTATTCATAAATTATTTAGCTAAATTAGAACAAATACCTGATACAAAATGCTTAAAAGATTTTTTAATTATGTTGTCAACATTTGCGCCTCATTTTGCTGAAGAATGATTAGAAAAATTAGGAGAAAAACAAATCCAATATCAAACATGACCTCAATTTGATGAATCTCTAATTATTGAGAAAAAAATATTTATTGGAGTACAAATAAATGGAAAAGTGAGAGGTGAATTAGGTATTGAAGAGGGATGAACTGAAGAAGATGTTATTAAAGCAGCTCAGGAAGTTCCTTCAGTTATTAAACACATTGAAAATAAACAAATAATAAAAGTTATTTATAAAGAAAACACTATATTAAATATTATTTGTAAATAA
- a CDS encoding S66 family peptidase, producing the protein MNFYNLNKGDEIRIIAPSRSLKLIGETNTNIAKKALEELGFKVTFGKNVLNEEKRNSASIEQRVNDLHEAFLDKNVKAILTVIGGFNSNQLLPYIDWEIIKNNPKVFSGFSDITILHTAIAAKTHMPTFYGPHFSSFGMIKNSEYIKREFSKFFLDHSKNIELSSSEYWSDDLWFIDQVNRNIETNEGWWTLQKGQATGVSFGGNLNTLLLLPGTEYWPEINQDTILVIEDVSTVNYDDFDRMLESLTQSSWFKYVKGILIGRFCKNSNITKDDLNSIISSKTKLNNMPIIANLDFGHSMPLSVIPLGMTFNIEANNKTTIKINK; encoded by the coding sequence ATGAATTTTTACAACTTGAATAAGGGTGATGAAATAAGAATTATTGCGCCATCAAGATCATTGAAATTAATTGGTGAAACAAACACCAATATCGCAAAAAAAGCACTTGAGGAGTTAGGTTTTAAAGTCACATTCGGAAAAAACGTACTCAATGAGGAAAAACGTAATTCAGCAAGTATTGAACAAAGGGTTAATGACTTACACGAAGCCTTTTTAGATAAAAATGTAAAGGCTATTTTAACGGTCATTGGAGGATTTAATTCCAATCAATTGTTGCCGTATATAGATTGAGAAATAATTAAAAATAACCCAAAAGTTTTTTCAGGATTTAGCGATATTACCATTTTACATACTGCAATCGCCGCTAAAACTCATATGCCCACATTTTATGGGCCGCATTTCTCGTCCTTTGGAATGATAAAAAATAGTGAATACATAAAAAGAGAATTCAGTAAATTCTTTTTAGATCACTCTAAAAATATTGAATTATCGTCTTCTGAATACTGAAGTGATGACTTATGATTTATTGACCAAGTAAATAGAAATATAGAAACAAATGAAGGTTGATGAACTCTACAAAAAGGACAAGCTACTGGGGTTAGTTTTGGTGGTAATTTAAATACATTATTATTACTTCCAGGTACTGAGTATTGACCCGAAATAAATCAAGATACAATATTAGTTATTGAGGACGTATCAACAGTAAATTATGATGATTTCGACCGTATGTTGGAATCATTGACACAAAGTTCGTGATTCAAATATGTTAAAGGTATTTTAATTGGGCGCTTTTGTAAAAACTCTAACATCACTAAAGATGATTTGAATTCAATAATTTCTTCAAAAACAAAATTAAATAATATGCCGATTATTGCTAATTTAGATTTCGGACATTCAATGCCGCTTTCAGTAATTCCATTAGGAATGACATTCAATATTGAGGCAAACAATAAAACAACAATCAAAATAAATAAATAA
- a CDS encoding FMN-dependent NADH-azoreductase: MSNVLLILSSPVPAEQSISYKLSETFISKYKKLNPKDNVKILNLNDLPMAHKCIDAENFSSFFNEGDSEKYIEELKNIDKIVISAPMINFNVSSLLKNFLDHVLVANKTFSYKYSKKGDAIGLLTHLKVQILATQGAPYGWYLWGNHVKYLEGTFKFVGAEVVESLLIDGVKLEDKIKLTPQQVVDLYEDKINELVKSF; encoded by the coding sequence ATGTCAAACGTTTTATTAATACTTTCTTCTCCAGTACCTGCTGAACAATCAATATCTTATAAATTAAGCGAAACTTTTATTTCAAAATACAAAAAATTAAATCCAAAAGACAATGTTAAAATATTAAATTTAAACGATTTACCAATGGCTCACAAATGTATAGACGCAGAAAATTTTTCAAGTTTTTTCAATGAAGGTGATTCAGAAAAATACATCGAAGAATTAAAAAATATAGATAAAATTGTTATCTCCGCACCAATGATTAACTTTAATGTTAGTTCATTACTAAAAAACTTTTTAGATCATGTACTTGTAGCTAATAAAACTTTCAGTTATAAATATTCAAAAAAAGGAGACGCTATTGGTCTTTTAACTCATTTAAAAGTACAAATTTTAGCTACTCAAGGAGCTCCATATGGATGATATTTATGAGGAAATCACGTAAAATATTTAGAAGGTACATTTAAATTCGTTGGAGCTGAGGTTGTTGAATCTCTTTTAATTGATGGAGTAAAATTAGAAGATAAAATTAAATTAACACCTCAACAAGTAGTTGATTTATACGAAGACAAAATTAATGAATTAGTAAAAAGTTTTTAA
- a CDS encoding Mbov_0121 family peptidase domain-containing ABC transporter — translation MRIKKQNDEKDCGIVCLQSFYKKYHHKWLDLNFFKTTANYSNGGINLLDLQECAKHFGLFIDILEGDYQSFLNLKLSEPLLTILKIDNRLHYSIILSKNDNFIILLDPIKGRMKVTLNEFQNWYMDVIMTVKADPNYSYLSIKHRKTDVCLFDVKYTLFSIFISIAIFIISILCSQIMKTIIDQIIPSQEKTHLKYILILFLWLTLIKSLLFFVNYILSQKIYRTIHLQLNKMFVHKLLNGKIAEIEKISQADMLQRFTFLSSIAEYESNVFIFVCSNIICLLFSCILLIYVNNYLFLICFLFFIIIFSISLAYKILIKKNIENLIIKNRDYLKTSIDAVTNFKCLRMTYEKYKYQEKLATLLNSQTLSERWYKNQNSTKNLLINFITSLVPMILFYCGVLLIFNKRIKLGDVILFTTLFNFICDPINKISDLIANKNNIREQKNRLSYVLNISTEQNNLPFIQLTDINQITLKNFSFGFSKFTKILNIKEQTLTKHTIITGNNGCGKSTLLNILYKLYDYDGNIKVDRNELKSINIDEWRINTILLKNSSFIHSDNVYNFLTLNNVSLQNNLYFADQKYKLNKLLNKINIDFYSSIENYGDNFSEGQKTLINVLKIFTHNPKMVLLDEVFDNLHPSIFNELKAILQDYLKDKMVIEISHNERYIFNENKVTL, via the coding sequence ATGAGAATAAAAAAACAAAATGATGAAAAAGATTGTGGAATTGTATGTTTACAGTCTTTTTATAAAAAGTATCATCATAAATGATTGGATTTAAACTTTTTTAAAACAACGGCCAATTACTCAAATGGCGGCATTAATCTATTAGATTTACAAGAGTGTGCTAAACATTTTGGTTTATTTATAGATATATTAGAAGGAGATTACCAAAGCTTTTTAAATTTAAAATTAAGTGAACCTTTATTGACTATTTTAAAAATAGATAATAGATTGCATTATTCAATTATTTTAAGTAAAAACGATAATTTTATAATACTTTTAGACCCTATTAAAGGCAGAATGAAAGTAACATTGAACGAATTTCAAAACTGATACATGGACGTTATTATGACCGTGAAAGCTGATCCTAATTATTCTTATTTAAGCATTAAACATCGAAAAACTGATGTGTGTTTATTTGATGTTAAATATACGTTGTTTAGTATATTTATTTCAATTGCGATATTTATTATTAGTATATTATGTTCACAAATTATGAAAACCATTATTGACCAAATCATTCCCAGTCAAGAAAAAACCCACTTAAAATACATACTTATTTTGTTTCTTTGACTTACTTTGATTAAATCTTTATTATTTTTTGTAAATTATATTTTGTCGCAAAAAATTTACCGAACAATTCATTTACAACTTAATAAGATGTTCGTTCATAAACTATTAAATGGGAAAATTGCCGAAATCGAAAAAATCAGTCAAGCAGATATGTTGCAACGTTTCACTTTTTTGAGTTCAATTGCAGAATATGAATCTAATGTGTTTATATTTGTTTGTTCAAATATTATTTGTTTATTGTTTTCTTGTATATTGTTAATTTATGTTAATAATTATTTGTTTTTAATATGTTTTTTGTTCTTTATAATCATTTTTTCAATTTCGCTTGCATACAAAATTTTGATTAAAAAAAATATTGAAAATTTAATCATAAAAAATAGAGATTATTTAAAAACCTCTATTGATGCTGTAACTAATTTTAAATGTTTAAGAATGACATATGAAAAATATAAATATCAAGAAAAATTAGCAACATTATTAAATAGTCAAACACTCTCAGAACGTTGATACAAAAACCAAAACAGTACTAAAAATTTATTAATAAACTTCATTACTTCTTTAGTACCAATGATTTTATTTTATTGTGGCGTATTATTAATCTTTAATAAGAGAATTAAATTAGGTGATGTTATTTTGTTTACCACATTATTTAATTTCATTTGTGATCCAATTAATAAAATCAGTGATTTAATAGCTAATAAAAACAATATTCGAGAGCAAAAAAATAGATTATCGTATGTACTGAATATTTCAACAGAACAAAACAATTTACCTTTTATTCAGTTAACCGATATCAATCAAATCACACTAAAAAATTTTTCTTTTGGGTTTAGTAAATTTACCAAAATACTGAATATTAAGGAACAAACACTAACCAAACACACAATAATTACCGGTAACAATGGATGCGGCAAAAGTACGTTGCTTAATATATTGTACAAGTTATATGATTATGATGGCAATATAAAAGTGGATAGAAATGAATTAAAATCTATCAATATTGATGAATGAAGAATTAATACCATTTTGCTTAAAAATAGCTCCTTTATTCATTCGGATAATGTTTACAATTTTCTAACATTGAATAATGTTTCATTACAAAATAATCTATATTTTGCAGACCAAAAATATAAATTAAATAAATTACTTAATAAGATAAACATTGATTTTTACAGTAGTATTGAAAACTACGGAGATAATTTTTCAGAAGGGCAAAAAACATTAATTAATGTGTTAAAAATATTTACTCATAATCCAAAAATGGTGCTTTTAGATGAAGTATTTGATAATTTACATCCTTCTATTTTTAATGAATTAAAAGCAATACTGCAAGATTACTTAAAAGATAAAATGGTTATTGAAATTTCACATAATGAAAGATATATTTTCAATGAAAACAAAGTCACATTGTAA
- the ybeY gene encoding rRNA maturation RNase YbeY: MNKLLFTNETNYQFRYLKEFKQILDFAQKEFKSKKNIEVDLVLMDNESIHQYNLEYRNKDKPTDILSFPIEYEGVVTLLDTRPLGQLLISYEKIKEQAKTYGHTIKREYCYIFCHGIAHLFGFDHLTPEEEKIMNSHVDNIMKKMNIGR; the protein is encoded by the coding sequence ATGAATAAACTACTTTTCACAAATGAAACAAATTATCAATTTAGATATCTAAAAGAATTTAAACAAATATTAGATTTTGCACAGAAGGAATTTAAATCTAAAAAAAACATTGAGGTCGATCTTGTATTAATGGACAACGAAAGCATTCATCAGTACAATTTGGAATATAGAAACAAAGATAAACCTACTGATATACTTTCTTTTCCAATTGAATATGAAGGTGTGGTTACATTATTAGACACTAGACCACTTGGTCAGTTATTGATTTCTTATGAAAAAATTAAAGAACAAGCTAAAACATACGGTCATACAATTAAAAGAGAATATTGCTACATTTTTTGTCATGGGATTGCTCATTTATTTGGGTTTGATCATTTAACTCCCGAAGAGGAAAAAATTATGAATTCTCACGTTGACAACATTATGAAAAAAATGAATATAGGTAGATAG
- the era gene encoding GTPase Era, with protein MKVCTIAIIGRPNVGKSTLLNKLIDYDLAIVTNVAQTTRDQIKGIYSDSKYQLIFTDTPGIHKAPSIFNERLNTAALNALDDADLILFLQPANEEIWRGDKFIIEKLKSYKNKIAVITKMDLSNREDAGIRANELKALGFQSVLGVGMNYDSTYTDLLNLIKHEYADKNDDSEPLYDPDYYTDVSMRFMVKETIREVAILNLREELPHSIAVTVDEFTEPGEGMPFTIKATIHVKRESQKGILVGTKGSMIKKISMNARQKLMAQFDNKIHLEVRVKVNKNWVDNPEQLKWLGY; from the coding sequence ATGAAAGTTTGTACAATAGCAATTATCGGAAGACCAAATGTTGGTAAAAGTACATTGCTAAATAAATTGATTGATTACGATTTAGCAATAGTTACCAATGTAGCACAGACAACAAGAGACCAAATTAAAGGAATTTATAGTGATTCTAAATATCAATTGATTTTTACAGATACACCAGGTATCCACAAAGCACCCTCGATATTTAACGAAAGATTAAATACTGCAGCATTAAACGCATTGGACGATGCGGATTTAATTTTATTCTTGCAACCTGCGAACGAAGAAATTTGACGTGGAGATAAGTTTATAATTGAAAAATTAAAATCTTACAAAAATAAAATTGCTGTTATTACAAAAATGGATTTATCAAACCGCGAGGACGCTGGTATTAGAGCTAACGAATTAAAAGCTTTAGGTTTTCAATCCGTACTGGGTGTAGGAATGAATTACGATTCAACATACACTGATTTATTAAACTTAATCAAGCATGAATACGCGGATAAAAACGACGATTCCGAACCGTTGTATGACCCTGATTATTACACAGACGTATCAATGAGATTCATGGTTAAAGAAACGATTCGTGAGGTAGCAATCTTGAATTTACGTGAAGAGTTACCGCATTCAATTGCAGTAACTGTGGACGAATTTACAGAACCAGGTGAAGGTATGCCTTTCACAATTAAAGCAACAATTCACGTTAAAAGAGAAAGTCAAAAAGGTATATTAGTTGGAACAAAAGGTTCTATGATTAAAAAAATATCAATGAATGCACGTCAAAAACTTATGGCACAATTTGATAACAAAATTCATTTGGAAGTAAGAGTTAAGGTTAATAAAAACTGAGTAGACAATCCCGAACAATTGAAATGATTAGGTTACTAA